The following coding sequences are from one uncultured Bacteroides sp. window:
- a CDS encoding ATP-binding protein, translating to MSLIRKANELEIPTTVKMMIYGQAGMGKSTLALSAPKPLLLDFDNGVKRVNMSHLDNIDTVQVKSWSDLQQVLKENLSGYQTIIVDTVGKMMDFIIGYKCGTRQPSIRDWGGINAEFSWLTRTLSSLNKNVVFVAHRDTRKEGDDTVFIPALREKSYNSIVTDLDLLGYLEMKNENGVQRRTITFDPTNRNDGKNTCNLPGLMVVPTILDNHGKPTAKNDFIASKVITPYLSMLAGKKVEQQKYDKIIAEIKENIEFITDANSANEFASRINEFEHVGSSLMMARNLFAAKVKALNLAYDAAVKKYSDKIVQPSLL from the coding sequence ATGTCACTAATCAGAAAAGCAAACGAATTAGAGATCCCAACCACTGTAAAGATGATGATTTACGGACAAGCTGGTATGGGTAAATCAACATTGGCATTAAGTGCACCGAAACCTTTGTTGTTGGACTTTGATAACGGCGTGAAGCGTGTCAATATGTCTCATTTGGATAACATTGATACTGTTCAGGTTAAATCATGGAGTGACTTGCAGCAAGTTTTAAAGGAAAACTTATCGGGTTATCAGACTATTATTGTCGATACTGTAGGTAAAATGATGGATTTTATCATAGGTTATAAATGCGGGACTCGTCAGCCAAGTATAAGAGATTGGGGAGGTATAAATGCTGAGTTTTCGTGGTTAACGAGAACCTTATCTTCTTTAAACAAGAATGTAGTTTTTGTCGCTCACCGAGACACGAGAAAAGAGGGTGATGATACGGTATTCATCCCTGCGTTGCGTGAGAAGTCTTACAACTCTATTGTTACCGATCTTGACCTTTTGGGGTATTTGGAGATGAAGAATGAAAATGGAGTACAAAGAAGAACAATAACGTTTGATCCTACCAATCGAAATGATGGCAAAAATACTTGCAATCTGCCAGGCTTAATGGTGGTGCCTACAATTTTGGATAATCATGGTAAACCAACTGCTAAGAATGACTTTATAGCTTCAAAGGTTATTACACCATATCTCTCTATGCTGGCAGGGAAGAAAGTCGAACAGCAAAAGTATGATAAGATTATAGCTGAGATAAAAGAAAATATAGAGTTTATAACCGATGCTAATTCGGCTAATGAGTTTGCTTCGCGTATCAATGAGTTTGAGCATGTAGGCAGCTCGTTAATGATGGCTCGTAATCTTTTTGCAGCCAAGGTTAAGGCGTTAAATCTTGCTTACGATGCTGCTGTTAAGAAGTATTCTGATAAAATCGTACAACCAAGTCTATTATAA
- a CDS encoding sce7726 family protein translates to MNALANADIIKAKFIDYVLNEGLFTDPENLCIGQEVMYGINKMLADMVVIANDKLYAIEIKAQNDSFKRLENQLLNYKQIFDYVYVVVTKNHLAGLENISTNDFGVLVIDENFVFNQIRHPKKVTRISKEDVLGTMPATYLRKCFSITAKMDADTLRARLMKQSALKLKTALLNYMKSKIVYKYENFLEEKGTMSHYEDISILSLRNYSILK, encoded by the coding sequence ATGAACGCTCTAGCAAATGCAGATATTATAAAGGCCAAGTTTATAGACTATGTTTTGAATGAGGGCCTTTTTACTGATCCAGAGAATCTCTGTATTGGTCAAGAGGTTATGTATGGCATTAACAAGATGCTTGCTGATATGGTTGTTATAGCAAACGATAAATTGTATGCTATTGAAATCAAAGCTCAAAATGATAGCTTTAAACGCTTAGAAAACCAATTGCTAAACTACAAGCAGATTTTTGATTATGTGTATGTTGTTGTTACGAAGAATCATTTAGCTGGCTTAGAGAATATTTCTACTAATGATTTTGGGGTATTAGTTATTGATGAAAATTTTGTTTTTAATCAAATTCGACATCCCAAAAAAGTTACAAGAATATCAAAAGAAGATGTTTTAGGAACAATGCCAGCTACTTATTTAAGAAAATGCTTCTCTATAACAGCAAAGATGGATGCAGATACTTTGCGTGCAAGATTAATGAAACAATCAGCTCTTAAACTTAAAACAGCACTACTTAACTATATGAAAAGTAAGATTGTTTATAAGTATGAAAACTTCTTGGAAGAGAAAGGGACAATGTCCCATTATGAAGATATTTCTATTTTATCGTTAAGAAATTATTCAATTCTAAAGTAA
- a CDS encoding LuxR C-terminal-related transcriptional regulator, whose amino-acid sequence MNVLSPAEWQVANEYCKGLADKEVADSLNKSVWTTKTQKRTIYRKLGISKDTELLLYMLCERMKVNFDLKEIRKHGLEILFSILFIVIQVTCHSIDMRKVNVRARAKTMARVGGRTRSGKREKELDFKTI is encoded by the coding sequence ATGAATGTTTTGTCACCAGCAGAATGGCAGGTAGCCAACGAATACTGCAAAGGACTTGCGGATAAAGAGGTGGCCGATAGCTTGAATAAATCAGTCTGGACCACTAAAACGCAAAAGCGTACAATATACAGGAAGCTCGGAATATCGAAAGATACCGAGCTTCTTTTGTATATGCTATGTGAAAGAATGAAAGTGAACTTTGATCTGAAGGAGATTCGCAAGCATGGTCTTGAGATACTATTTAGCATTTTATTTATTGTGATACAGGTAACGTGTCATAGCATTGATATGAGAAAGGTAAATGTGCGGGCACGTGCAAAGACAATGGCTAGAGTAGGGGGGAGAACTCGTTCAGGGAAAAGAGAAAAGGAATTAGATTTTAAAACGATATGA
- a CDS encoding DUF4373 domain-containing protein translates to MAGRPTKQGIDYFSIDVGFFTDVKVRKISRACGASSTSILICLLCNIYKDNGYYILWDEDLPFVIADTVGVSEGAVKEVLLKALQVDFFSKDMYDKYNILTSNGIQKRFFLATYQRKETSIIRDYLIDCTNNPINCINNSINHIDNEQSKVNRKNSKTKENSTNVEQKKAEQGKKLAAAKAATLSRKENFYKSLIPFVKTNTGGRYSKEMIRAFFDYWSEMNKSETKMRYEKQPTWEVSKRLATWANKENFNGRNKNANASLSGSLYSANEEDGSNTDSEGIKELINSVRIG, encoded by the coding sequence ATGGCAGGAAGACCAACAAAACAGGGGATTGACTATTTCTCCATAGATGTAGGTTTCTTTACTGATGTTAAGGTGAGAAAGATTTCGCGAGCATGTGGCGCAAGTTCAACTTCTATACTTATTTGCCTGCTATGTAATATCTACAAAGATAATGGGTATTACATTTTGTGGGACGAAGATTTGCCTTTTGTTATTGCTGACACAGTTGGTGTTTCCGAGGGCGCAGTAAAAGAAGTATTGCTAAAGGCATTACAAGTTGATTTCTTCTCAAAAGATATGTATGATAAGTATAATATACTAACATCAAACGGAATACAAAAAAGGTTTTTTCTTGCTACTTACCAAAGAAAAGAAACTTCTATTATCAGAGATTATTTAATTGATTGCACAAATAATCCAATTAATTGCATAAACAATTCAATTAATCATATTGATAATGAACAAAGTAAAGTAAATAGAAAGAATAGTAAAACTAAAGAAAACTCTACTAACGTAGAGCAAAAGAAAGCCGAACAAGGTAAAAAACTAGCCGCAGCTAAAGCTGCTACTCTCTCACGTAAAGAAAACTTTTATAAATCTCTAATTCCTTTCGTCAAAACTAATACGGGTGGAAGATATAGCAAAGAAATGATACGTGCTTTTTTTGATTACTGGTCAGAGATGAATAAAAGTGAAACTAAGATGCGATATGAAAAACAGCCCACTTGGGAAGTCTCCAAAAGGTTAGCTACATGGGCAAATAAAGAGAATTTTAATGGAAGAAATAAAAATGCTAATGCTTCCCTCTCAGGTTCGCTCTATTCAGCAAACGAAGAAGACGGATCTAACACCGATTCAGAGGGAATTAAAGAACTCATTAACAGCGTCCGAATTGGTTGA
- a CDS encoding HEPN domain-containing protein — protein MITRTNAYNTLKIQVQETFDFAVMVCHAVPALKLQMNLLDKREITKLSSPDYYTPNTTSELRLQANGYKSNLATYLFLSSFAFFENYFGAVLEEIFLFNSVISTDTNLKNRLDINTNTKAKRALKKDYDKRHIQRYKKYSDELKNNNYITPQELKTIIAFNNLYKTIKDLKANQIPDFLINYLKIDITEDEKSEFNTYRQLRNDIAHGDKPIITLSKVTASNHFLRGLAAKIDEFLLEHYVTLDNYICK, from the coding sequence ATGATAACAAGAACCAATGCTTATAATACGCTCAAAATCCAAGTTCAAGAAACTTTTGATTTTGCCGTTATGGTTTGCCATGCCGTCCCTGCCCTTAAACTACAAATGAATTTGTTGGATAAAAGAGAAATAACAAAATTATCTTCTCCTGATTATTACACTCCAAATACAACTTCTGAGTTGAGATTACAGGCTAATGGCTATAAAAGTAATTTGGCAACATATCTTTTTTTAAGTTCATTTGCTTTTTTTGAAAATTATTTCGGAGCAGTATTAGAAGAGATATTTCTATTTAATTCAGTAATATCTACCGATACTAATTTGAAGAATCGCTTAGATATAAACACAAATACAAAAGCTAAAAGAGCACTAAAAAAAGATTACGATAAAAGACATATTCAAAGGTATAAAAAATACTCTGATGAACTTAAAAATAACAATTATATAACGCCACAAGAATTAAAGACAATAATAGCTTTCAATAATCTATATAAAACAATTAAGGATTTGAAAGCTAATCAAATTCCTGATTTTTTAATTAATTATTTAAAAATAGACATAACGGAAGATGAAAAAAGTGAATTCAACACATATAGACAATTAAGAAATGATATAGCTCATGGTGATAAGCCAATAATTACATTGTCAAAAGTTACAGCTTCAAATCATTTTTTACGAGGCTTAGCCGCCAAAATTGACGAATTTTTATTGGAACATTATGTTACTTTAGATAATTATATTTGCAAATAA
- a CDS encoding recombination protein NinG: MLYKYKKKKDKPLFDKAGVRVKKKPDLKAKLDKEFSLFIRLRDCMPNGYFRCISCGQIKPFEQADNGHYINRQHMSTRFDEMNCNAQCRHCNRFMEGNIQNYRKGLIAKYGEQKVLLLEAKQSGSRKYSDFEYEQLIKYYKALNKKLRKEKGI; encoded by the coding sequence ATGCTATACAAGTACAAGAAGAAAAAAGACAAACCTCTGTTTGATAAAGCAGGGGTAAGAGTAAAAAAGAAGCCGGATCTAAAAGCAAAGCTCGACAAAGAGTTTTCCCTTTTCATCCGGCTTCGTGATTGTATGCCTAACGGTTATTTCCGTTGCATCTCATGCGGTCAGATAAAACCATTTGAACAAGCGGACAACGGACACTATATAAACCGTCAACACATGAGTACCCGCTTTGATGAAATGAACTGTAATGCCCAGTGCCGACATTGTAATCGCTTTATGGAAGGTAACATACAAAACTACCGTAAAGGGTTGATCGCTAAGTACGGAGAACAGAAAGTTCTCTTATTAGAGGCGAAACAGAGCGGTAGTCGTAAATATTCAGATTTCGAGTATGAACAACTTATTAAGTATTACAAGGCACTCAATAAGAAACTAAGAAAGGAAAAAGGTATATGA
- a CDS encoding HNH endonuclease — protein sequence MKPLYRFYATILDAFHGYLNSDTIWDKYWGWSENPPHTPEEFHDLQFHDLIDRINRVPFDSEKADRGTCFNELVDALIENRKSETVQVERVYKVNRFGACDETGKPLYYDEEQTKEVIALKATYNNREFTFPISLCREFANYFKGALTQQRVEAILPTAFGDVLVYGLIDELMPTTVHDIKTTGRYSVGKFKDHFQHLVYPYALMQNGSDVRTFEYNVVEFNKGGYVVDTYTETYVFNPERDIPILTNHCEEFIKFLEENRELITDKKIFNS from the coding sequence ATGAAGCCGCTCTATAGATTTTATGCCACAATTTTAGATGCCTTTCATGGTTATCTAAATAGTGATACAATTTGGGATAAATATTGGGGGTGGTCAGAGAATCCACCCCATACCCCCGAAGAGTTTCATGATCTGCAATTTCATGATCTTATAGATAGGATTAACAGAGTACCATTTGATAGCGAGAAAGCTGATAGAGGTACTTGTTTTAATGAGCTTGTAGATGCTTTGATTGAGAATCGTAAATCTGAAACGGTACAAGTTGAAAGAGTATATAAAGTAAACCGTTTTGGCGCTTGTGATGAAACAGGGAAGCCATTATACTATGATGAGGAGCAAACGAAAGAAGTGATAGCTTTGAAAGCGACATATAACAATCGTGAGTTTACTTTCCCTATTTCTCTTTGTCGTGAATTTGCAAATTACTTCAAGGGCGCACTCACTCAACAAAGAGTAGAAGCGATCTTACCAACTGCATTCGGTGATGTACTTGTTTATGGGCTTATTGACGAGCTTATGCCTACTACCGTTCATGATATTAAAACAACAGGTCGTTATAGCGTAGGAAAGTTTAAAGATCATTTTCAGCATTTGGTTTATCCGTACGCTCTCATGCAGAACGGATCAGACGTACGGACATTCGAGTATAATGTAGTGGAATTTAATAAGGGTGGCTATGTGGTTGATACCTATACTGAAACCTATGTTTTTAATCCCGAACGTGATATACCGATTCTAACTAATCATTGCGAAGAATTTATCAAATTCTTGGAAGAAAACAGAGAGTTAATCACTGATAAGAAAATATTTAATTCATAA
- a CDS encoding 4Fe-4S binding protein, whose amino-acid sequence MIHLLYFSPTHTSAKIAHAVAEGINIPIESEWDVTYETPKEVTVVDSGLVIIAVPVYGGRVAETAVERLKFFQGKQVPAVLLALYGNRDYEDALKELSDIATQQGFVPLTAGAFIGEHSYSTPEQPIAEGRPDEEDLKRARELGNLTSEKWQAATSICNIPALKVKGNFPYKQKGKHTPQAPITDGGLCTQCGYCIDICPTNAISLSDDEGTYNDPALCIKCCACVKECPEHARSFETPFRAYLHENFQARREAEFFL is encoded by the coding sequence ATGATACATTTACTCTATTTCTCTCCTACTCATACTTCTGCCAAGATCGCTCATGCCGTGGCTGAAGGTATAAATATCCCCATCGAATCGGAATGGGACGTAACGTACGAAACTCCTAAAGAGGTGACAGTTGTTGACAGTGGTTTAGTAATTATCGCAGTGCCCGTTTACGGAGGACGCGTTGCAGAAACTGCGGTCGAACGTCTGAAATTCTTTCAAGGCAAGCAAGTTCCTGCCGTGCTATTGGCATTGTATGGAAACAGAGACTATGAAGATGCTTTGAAAGAACTGTCCGACATCGCAACCCAACAAGGATTTGTTCCTCTGACTGCCGGTGCTTTTATCGGAGAACATTCATATAGCACTCCAGAACAACCCATAGCAGAAGGGAGACCAGATGAAGAAGATTTAAAAAGAGCCCGAGAACTGGGAAATTTGACCTCAGAGAAGTGGCAAGCGGCAACATCAATCTGTAACATCCCTGCCTTGAAGGTAAAAGGTAATTTTCCCTATAAACAAAAAGGAAAGCATACCCCTCAGGCACCGATCACCGATGGAGGGTTATGTACCCAATGCGGATATTGCATTGATATATGCCCCACAAATGCCATCTCCCTAAGCGATGACGAAGGAACATATAATGATCCTGCTTTATGCATCAAATGTTGCGCTTGTGTAAAAGAGTGTCCTGAGCATGCACGTAGTTTTGAGACTCCATTCAGAGCCTATCTGCACGAAAACTTCCAAGCCAGAAGAGAAGCCGAATTTTTCTTATAA
- a CDS encoding DEAD/DEAH box helicase encodes MSFILRDYQQKSSDSAVDFFNDKKKKHNAIMVLPTGSGKSLVIADIASRLEGHTLVFQPSKEILEQNFKKLCSYGILDCSIYSASFNSKEINRITFATIGSVKAHPELFTHFKNIIVDECHLVNPKEGMYKDFFESVNCKVLGLTATPYRLSSSQEFGAMLKFITRTRPKIFSDVIYQVQISTLLDQGFLSKLNYYDLRPTGWDTTNLRINTTGADYTDKSVVREYERIDFYSFLVSIVQRLMNPIQGGKRKGILVFTRFLKEAERLTYSIPGCAIVSGETPKATREMILKQFKAGEIPVVANVGVLTTGFDYPELDTIVMARPTMSLALYYQIVGRAIRPHRDKESGWIVDLCGNVKRFGKVEDLKLVEPKKGLWQVESRGRQLTNVYF; translated from the coding sequence ATGAGTTTTATTCTTCGTGATTACCAGCAAAAGTCCTCTGATTCAGCAGTGGACTTTTTTAATGACAAAAAGAAGAAGCATAATGCCATCATGGTTTTGCCTACTGGATCGGGAAAATCTCTTGTGATAGCGGATATAGCTTCAAGGCTTGAAGGTCATACTTTAGTGTTTCAGCCCTCTAAAGAAATATTAGAGCAGAACTTCAAAAAGCTGTGTTCTTATGGTATATTAGATTGTTCAATCTATTCAGCTTCTTTTAATTCAAAGGAAATAAATCGAATAACATTTGCGACTATTGGTAGCGTGAAAGCTCATCCAGAGCTCTTTACTCATTTTAAAAACATTATCGTAGATGAATGTCATCTTGTAAACCCTAAAGAGGGTATGTATAAGGATTTCTTCGAGAGCGTAAATTGTAAAGTGCTTGGATTGACTGCGACGCCTTATCGTTTGTCATCTAGTCAGGAATTTGGGGCAATGCTAAAGTTTATAACCCGAACAAGACCAAAAATCTTTTCGGATGTTATTTACCAAGTACAAATATCGACTTTACTTGATCAGGGTTTTCTTTCTAAATTAAACTACTATGATCTACGTCCGACAGGATGGGATACTACGAATTTGCGTATAAATACAACGGGCGCCGATTACACAGATAAATCGGTTGTGCGAGAATATGAAAGAATAGATTTTTATAGCTTCTTGGTGAGCATTGTTCAACGCTTAATGAATCCCATACAAGGAGGAAAGCGCAAGGGCATACTTGTTTTTACTCGTTTTCTCAAAGAAGCCGAACGGTTGACATACTCAATTCCCGGTTGTGCTATTGTTTCCGGAGAAACACCCAAAGCTACACGTGAGATGATTCTAAAGCAGTTTAAAGCGGGTGAGATTCCTGTTGTCGCAAATGTCGGGGTTCTTACTACTGGTTTTGATTATCCCGAACTTGATACTATTGTGATGGCCAGACCCACTATGTCACTTGCTCTTTATTATCAGATAGTGGGACGGGCTATAAGACCTCACAGAGATAAAGAATCCGGCTGGATCGTTGACCTGTGTGGCAATGTAAAACGCTTTGGCAAGGTTGAGGATCTGAAACTTGTAGAACCAAAGAAAGGACTTTGGCAAGTTGAATCGAGAGGGCGACAACTTACAAACGTATATTTTTAG
- a CDS encoding TlpA disulfide reductase family protein, producing MKKILIVCLLMVSALATKGQNSNIEKIKVGDTMPAFTIVSDNGAKLQSSTFEGKVVLVTFFATWCPPCQKELAAVESTLWPKYKDNPDFKLCVIGRDHTDAELKTYNIKKGFTFPLYPDKGRIIFDTFASSSIPRSYLVSKEGKILNVSVGYSEEEFSDLLSKIDKALK from the coding sequence ATGAAAAAAATACTTATCGTCTGTTTGCTAATGGTTTCCGCTCTTGCTACGAAAGGGCAGAACTCAAATATCGAAAAAATAAAAGTGGGAGATACAATGCCTGCATTCACTATTGTATCAGACAATGGAGCGAAACTTCAATCTTCTACTTTTGAAGGCAAAGTAGTGCTCGTTACTTTCTTCGCCACATGGTGCCCTCCTTGTCAGAAAGAGTTGGCTGCGGTAGAATCAACCCTCTGGCCTAAGTACAAAGATAATCCCGACTTTAAATTGTGTGTGATCGGACGTGACCATACGGATGCGGAACTGAAGACGTACAATATCAAGAAAGGTTTTACTTTTCCTCTCTACCCGGATAAAGGACGAATCATTTTCGATACTTTTGCTAGCAGCTCTATTCCTAGAAGCTATTTGGTTAGCAAAGAGGGTAAGATCCTTAATGTAAGCGTAGGATACAGTGAAGAGGAGTTCAGCGATCTTTTAAGTAAGATAGACAAAGCTCTCAAATAA
- a CDS encoding DUF1351 domain-containing protein: MKAEIQETDLQLVIQGKTLGSLTTNAMQIKSFVESILPNYDAANYNESNIEQAKKDKAALNKASKALNAKRLELEKEFMNPFTAFKETIGDTVKLIGDCSAKIDVVVKQSEQKYKDNKKAAIQKLFDGKGFSLVPFNKLFDEKWLNKTTKEKDINSDIDEKIAKIKDDIATLEAIGEDVDLLKSLYLDTLNLNSTIQYANTLKANREKVKAESKNVTAPIVQTQTIPEPEKETVIPASQAELYVRAFKVTGTREDIIALGDFMNGRGIKFEKIEI; encoded by the coding sequence ATGAAAGCAGAAATTCAAGAAACCGACCTGCAATTAGTTATTCAAGGCAAAACATTAGGAAGCCTGACTACTAACGCAATGCAGATAAAATCTTTTGTAGAAAGCATTCTACCAAACTATGATGCTGCTAATTATAATGAATCGAATATCGAGCAAGCTAAAAAAGATAAGGCAGCTTTGAATAAAGCATCTAAGGCTTTAAACGCTAAACGCCTTGAGCTTGAAAAAGAGTTTATGAATCCTTTTACAGCCTTTAAAGAGACAATTGGTGATACCGTAAAGCTCATTGGTGATTGCTCTGCAAAGATAGACGTTGTAGTTAAACAAAGTGAGCAAAAATATAAGGACAATAAGAAAGCGGCAATTCAAAAACTGTTTGATGGTAAAGGTTTTAGCCTTGTCCCATTTAACAAGTTGTTTGATGAAAAATGGCTCAATAAAACCACAAAGGAAAAGGATATAAATTCTGATATTGACGAAAAGATAGCTAAGATAAAAGATGATATTGCGACGCTAGAAGCTATTGGAGAAGATGTGGATCTATTGAAATCCTTGTATTTGGATACGCTTAATCTCAACTCGACAATACAATATGCTAATACACTGAAAGCCAATAGAGAGAAAGTCAAAGCTGAATCAAAAAACGTTACTGCTCCAATTGTGCAAACTCAAACGATACCTGAACCTGAAAAAGAAACGGTGATTCCAGCCTCTCAGGCTGAGTTATATGTCAGAGCTTTCAAGGTTACAGGTACACGTGAAGATATTATCGCTTTGGGTGACTTTATGAATGGTAGGGGTATTAAGTTTGAAAAGATAGAGATATGA
- a CDS encoding ImmA/IrrE family metallo-endopeptidase encodes MGVRGIRRKGNEPIKMNVESILHFAKNKGFVGEYNLDIEQLVIDNKIEIKRIELPPEISGKLYMQGDSWIIEVNKNHSPNRQRYTIAHEFAHYCLHKNANQTFEDTAFFRKDENKTSIEYEANQFAAELLMPEEKIKEAIESDLLELKQLADHFKVSLIAMKNRLINLGYKLIGDE; translated from the coding sequence ATGGGAGTTAGAGGGATTAGAAGAAAAGGCAATGAACCTATAAAAATGAATGTTGAATCAATACTTCATTTTGCCAAAAATAAAGGGTTTGTAGGTGAATATAATTTAGACATAGAACAGTTAGTTATAGATAACAAGATCGAAATAAAAAGAATAGAATTACCACCAGAAATATCAGGCAAGTTATATATGCAAGGCGATTCTTGGATAATAGAAGTAAATAAGAACCACAGTCCAAACAGGCAAAGGTATACAATAGCACACGAATTTGCTCACTATTGTCTACATAAGAATGCTAATCAGACATTTGAAGACACAGCATTTTTCAGAAAAGATGAGAACAAAACATCTATTGAATATGAAGCAAACCAATTTGCAGCAGAACTCTTAATGCCAGAAGAGAAAATCAAAGAAGCTATTGAGAGTGATTTACTAGAATTAAAACAATTAGCAGACCATTTCAAAGTTTCACTTATCGCAATGAAAAATAGACTTATAAACCTAGGATATAAATTAATTGGAGATGAATAA
- a CDS encoding ORF6N domain-containing protein, with the protein MEIAVIQNKIYEIRGCQVMLDFDLAKLYGTETSLLKRAVRRNIERFPEDFMFELTKKEANDLISSGVFQNGTPQYNFSAYSPFAFTEQGVAMLSSVLRSNIAIEVNIAIMRAFVSVRQYVLSSEANTGEMKELRNRILELEQQGPKAFKMIERLGEETMEAINDLSEDYRKELDDIYLALSQLAAKQKDDKKKPPRKPIGFKTYEDDK; encoded by the coding sequence ATGGAAATAGCTGTCATACAAAACAAGATATATGAGATTAGAGGATGCCAAGTAATGCTTGACTTTGACTTGGCAAAACTCTATGGAACAGAAACCAGCCTACTCAAAAGAGCTGTAAGGCGAAATATTGAACGCTTCCCAGAAGATTTCATGTTTGAGTTAACAAAAAAAGAGGCTAATGATCTGATATCCAGTGGGGTATTCCAAAATGGCACACCCCAATACAATTTCAGTGCTTACTCGCCTTTTGCCTTTACCGAACAAGGTGTAGCGATGCTCTCATCCGTTCTAAGATCAAACATCGCTATAGAGGTAAACATTGCTATCATGCGTGCATTCGTCAGCGTAAGGCAGTACGTGTTAAGCAGTGAAGCTAATACGGGTGAGATGAAAGAGCTTCGCAATAGAATATTGGAACTAGAGCAACAGGGGCCAAAAGCCTTTAAAATGATTGAACGCCTAGGAGAAGAAACAATGGAAGCCATTAATGACCTTAGCGAAGATTATCGCAAGGAACTTGATGATATCTACCTTGCTCTTTCACAATTAGCGGCGAAACAGAAAGATGATAAGAAGAAGCCGCCACGTAAGCCAATAGGATTTAAAACTTATGAAGATGATAAATAG
- a CDS encoding LexA family transcriptional regulator: MESWERIQFVMDREGMNKNSFSRAIGISNNVTITRIINEHRSPSRATCEKIVSTYPKYNLRWLLTGEGNMLNNDLNNNEETQTSKTQTYIGEEIPPNSGQPYKNFTKGVPYYNVDFIGGFDLILNDQTRVPEYLIDFEKYNEATCWCNITGHSMEPEISHGDILALKEIVDWKEFLPFGEVYGIVTKEHRTIKRVTASEKEDNFLLIPTNKSPEYKAQNIPIKIILKVFKVLGCMKRL; this comes from the coding sequence ATGGAAAGCTGGGAAAGAATACAGTTCGTAATGGATAGAGAAGGGATGAATAAAAACTCATTCAGCAGGGCTATTGGCATAAGCAATAACGTCACTATTACACGAATCATTAATGAACATCGTAGTCCTTCTCGTGCAACATGTGAAAAAATAGTTAGTACTTATCCTAAGTATAATTTAAGATGGCTCTTAACAGGAGAAGGTAATATGTTGAATAATGACCTTAATAATAATGAGGAAACACAAACTTCCAAAACACAAACATATATAGGTGAAGAAATACCCCCTAACTCTGGACAACCTTATAAGAACTTTACAAAAGGAGTTCCCTATTACAATGTAGATTTCATCGGAGGGTTTGATCTTATATTAAACGATCAGACAAGAGTTCCTGAATACCTTATTGACTTTGAAAAATATAACGAAGCAACATGCTGGTGTAACATTACCGGTCATTCAATGGAGCCTGAAATATCTCACGGAGATATACTTGCTTTAAAAGAAATTGTAGACTGGAAAGAGTTCCTCCCTTTTGGCGAAGTTTACGGCATAGTCACCAAAGAGCATCGTACTATTAAAAGAGTTACGGCATCTGAAAAAGAAGACAACTTTCTATTGATACCAACAAATAAATCCCCCGAATACAAAGCACAAAACATTCCAATTAAGATCATCCTAAAAGTATTTAAAGTACTTGGGTGTATGAAAAGATTATAA